The DNA window gatgAAGTTACCACGTATCTTGTTTTCGTGTATTTAAACttcatcaaacctctaaattaAAATTTCAATTTACAAGGAAGTACTGGGGAGGTTTTGATTTAATCCAGGAAAAATGTCTTTCCATTTGATTGGACGAAATCTCATCAACGCTGCAGCCAATAGGTGAACAGAATGTTGCTATAAGTAAGACGCTCGCCAGTAACCCGCCTTATTCTTTCTTCTGACTAGGCATTGAAAATGAGTGGTAGGGGCAAGACTGGTGGAAAAGCGAGAGCAAAGGCTAAAACTCGTTCATCGAGGGCTGGGCTCCAGTTCCCGGTTGGTCGCGTTCACCGACTGTTGCGTAAAGGAAACTATGCCGAACGTGTTGGTGCCGGTGCTCCAGTTTATCTGGCTGCTGTACTCGAATATCTTACCGCTGAAATCCTGGAGTTGGCTGGTAACGCTGCCCGAGATAACAAGAAAACCCGCATCATTCCCAGACATCTGCAGCTGGCAGTACGTAACGACGAAGAGTTGAATAAGCTCCTTGGAGGCGTCACCATCGCTCAGGGGGGAGTACTGCCCAACATCCAAGCTGTGTTGCTCCCCAAGAAGACCGAAAAGGCAGTGAAGGGGAAGTAATTAATGTATCACTCCCACAACAACCATTCAAAGGCTCTTTTCAGAGCCACCCCACACCTGTACAAAGAACAAAACGCTGTC is part of the Conger conger chromosome 15, fConCon1.1, whole genome shotgun sequence genome and encodes:
- the LOC133111280 gene encoding histone H2AX-like, encoding MSGRGKTGGKARAKAKTRSSRAGLQFPVGRVHRLLRKGNYAQRVGAGAPVYLAAVLEYLTAEILELAGNAARDNKKTRIIPRHLQLAVRNDEELNKLLGGVTIAQGGVLPNIQAVLLPKKTEKAVKAKVSLALKMSGRGKTGGKARAKAKTRSSRAGLQFPVGRVHRLLRKGNYAERVGAGAPVYLAAVLEYLTAEILELAGNAARDNKKTRIIPRHLQLAVRNDEELNKLLGGVTIAQGGVLPNIQAVLLPKKTEKAVKGK